A window of Sutcliffiella cohnii contains these coding sequences:
- a CDS encoding DUF3048 domain-containing protein has protein sequence MKKLCLLVSAFLFILVGCESKEVVQEEPPVQNIEEPKEEIVEESETIGIPAPLTGVGYEEVKNDRPIAVIINNDIKARPQSGLHKADIVYEVLAEGDITRLIAIYQSEMPEVVGPVRSARDYFIDLANGYQSLFVFHGWSPAAKERIEAGAIDGINGLFYDGSLFKRASFRKAPHNSYITYDNIKKGADQLHFNIEKEITPLSFTGSDSVTGEETAQVKIDYSSRQATHVEYIFNTEKQHYVRYSGGEKTTDLETLEDIVAHNIFIVEASHAVIDDKGRRDIDLSSGGKAVLVQAGVRNEVEWKAVEGRIIPFTNDQPISFVPGKTWINIVPSLGAVHFE, from the coding sequence ATAAAAAAATTATGCTTACTAGTTTCGGCTTTTCTATTCATTTTAGTTGGTTGTGAATCGAAGGAAGTAGTTCAAGAAGAACCACCAGTACAAAACATAGAAGAGCCGAAGGAAGAGATAGTGGAGGAATCTGAAACAATCGGAATTCCAGCGCCATTAACTGGAGTTGGATATGAAGAAGTAAAAAATGATCGACCGATTGCGGTTATCATTAATAATGACATTAAAGCAAGGCCACAATCTGGATTGCATAAAGCGGATATTGTATACGAAGTACTTGCCGAAGGGGATATTACTCGTCTAATAGCAATATATCAAAGTGAGATGCCCGAAGTAGTAGGCCCGGTTCGTAGTGCAAGAGATTATTTCATTGATTTAGCCAACGGGTACCAATCATTGTTCGTCTTTCACGGATGGAGTCCAGCTGCTAAAGAAAGAATTGAAGCAGGAGCAATTGATGGCATTAACGGATTATTTTATGATGGTTCATTATTCAAACGTGCTAGTTTCAGAAAAGCGCCTCATAATTCCTATATTACGTATGACAATATTAAAAAAGGTGCCGATCAATTGCATTTTAATATAGAAAAAGAGATTACACCTCTTTCCTTTACTGGAAGTGATAGTGTTACAGGTGAAGAAACAGCACAAGTGAAAATTGACTATTCTTCTAGACAAGCAACACATGTTGAATATATATTTAATACGGAAAAACAACATTACGTTAGGTATAGTGGTGGAGAAAAAACGACCGATTTAGAAACGCTCGAAGACATCGTTGCACACAACATATTTATTGTGGAGGCAAGTCATGCTGTTATTGATGATAAAGGACGAAGAGACATTGACTTATCCTCTGGCGGTAAAGCGGTTTTAGTGCAAGCGGGTGTCCGTAATGAAGTAGAATGGAAAGCGGTAGAAGGTCGTATTATTCCATTTACTAATGATCAACCAATAAGTTTCGTTCCTGGTAAAACGTGGATTAATATTGTCCCGTCGCTAGGTGCTGTTCATTTTGAATAG
- a CDS encoding YerC/YecD family TrpR-related protein, translating into MQINKLRGKELDQLFESILTLKDKEECYRFFDDLCTVNEIQSLAQRMEVARMLREGFTYHKIETETGASTATISRVKRCLNYGNDAYEMALERLYGDKAEK; encoded by the coding sequence ATGCAAATAAATAAATTGCGTGGTAAAGAGTTAGATCAACTATTTGAATCCATTTTGACGTTAAAAGATAAAGAGGAATGCTATCGTTTCTTTGATGATTTATGTACAGTGAACGAAATACAATCGTTAGCACAGCGTATGGAAGTAGCGAGAATGCTCCGAGAAGGGTTTACGTATCATAAAATTGAAACAGAAACAGGTGCAAGTACTGCAACTATTTCTCGTGTAAAACGTTGCTTAAACTATGGCAATGACGCTTACGAAATGGCGTTAGAGAGATTGTATGGAGATAAAGCAGAAAAGTAA
- a CDS encoding heptaprenylglyceryl phosphate synthase produces the protein MYNIREWRHVFKLDPNKEIDDEALLQVCESGTDAIMIGGTDGVTLDNVLALMSRVRRYSVPCVLEVSNIESVTPGFDYYFIPTVLNSNNTDWVVGLHKEATKEYGHIINWDEMITEGYVILNSDCKAAKLTGANTNLNLEDCIAYATLAEKMFNLPIFYLEYSGTYGDVQLVKNVKEALEHTQLFYGGGIDSEEKSRKMAAYADTVVVGNIIYQNLKEALKTVKAIKG, from the coding sequence ATGTACAATATACGTGAATGGCGACACGTTTTTAAATTAGATCCAAATAAAGAGATAGATGATGAAGCTTTATTGCAAGTTTGTGAATCAGGGACAGATGCTATTATGATCGGCGGTACTGACGGAGTCACGTTAGATAATGTGTTAGCGCTAATGAGCCGGGTTCGTAGATATTCCGTACCGTGTGTGTTAGAAGTATCAAATATAGAATCAGTCACACCTGGCTTTGATTATTATTTTATTCCAACCGTTTTAAATAGTAACAATACAGACTGGGTCGTTGGTCTTCATAAAGAGGCGACGAAAGAATATGGTCACATTATTAATTGGGATGAAATGATTACAGAAGGGTACGTCATTTTAAATAGTGATTGTAAAGCAGCGAAACTAACAGGGGCAAATACAAACTTAAACCTAGAAGATTGTATCGCTTATGCTACGCTTGCAGAAAAGATGTTTAACCTTCCGATATTTTATTTAGAATATAGTGGAACGTATGGAGATGTACAATTGGTCAAAAACGTAAAAGAAGCTCTTGAACATACACAGCTTTTTTACGGCGGAGGCATTGATAGTGAAGAAAAATCTCGCAAAATGGCTGCATATGCAGATACAGTAGTAGTAGGAAATATAATATATCAAAATTTAAAAGAAGCACTAAAAACAGTAAAAGCAATAAAAGGTTGA